A genomic window from Fibrobacterota bacterium includes:
- the sppA gene encoding signal peptide peptidase SppA: MKPRWLLLLVFVGVASCMVGRHFPSNAAGADRICVVRLDGALMDGRKIVDRLDEARADSSVKAVVLRIESPGGAVGASQEVYEAVRALDRVKPVVATIGNLGASGGYYAALGARRIWANPGSLTGSIGVITQFTDFHELMDKIGVRSKTVKSAEFKDAGTPWRAMTDRESALFQKMVADVYDQFRSTVAERRKVDSAALDTLADGRVLTGRQAWRAGLVDSIGTFNDAKAEALRLAELPSDAPIDEEEPKVPLLRRLLDPEAEGLSKLLPVSGARVEFRMP; this comes from the coding sequence GTGAAGCCCCGGTGGCTGCTGCTTCTGGTGTTCGTCGGCGTGGCTTCCTGCATGGTGGGTCGACATTTTCCGTCAAACGCCGCCGGCGCCGACCGGATCTGCGTGGTCAGGCTCGACGGGGCTCTCATGGACGGACGCAAGATCGTCGATCGACTCGACGAGGCCCGCGCCGATTCCTCCGTGAAGGCGGTGGTGCTGCGCATCGAATCCCCAGGCGGTGCCGTGGGCGCTTCGCAGGAAGTCTACGAGGCCGTTCGCGCGTTGGATCGCGTCAAGCCGGTCGTGGCCACCATCGGGAATCTCGGCGCCTCCGGAGGTTACTACGCGGCGCTGGGCGCCCGCCGGATCTGGGCGAACCCAGGTTCGCTCACCGGGAGCATCGGCGTGATCACCCAGTTCACGGACTTCCACGAACTGATGGACAAGATCGGGGTCCGCTCGAAAACCGTCAAGAGCGCGGAATTCAAGGACGCGGGAACGCCTTGGCGCGCGATGACCGATCGTGAAAGCGCATTGTTCCAGAAGATGGTCGCCGACGTGTACGATCAGTTCCGCTCCACCGTCGCCGAGCGTCGCAAGGTCGACTCCGCGGCTCTGGATACCCTTGCCGACGGACGCGTGCTCACGGGCCGCCAAGCGTGGCGCGCGGGTCTGGTGGACTCCATCGGCACCTTCAACGACGCCAAGGCGGAAGCTCTGCGTTTGGCCGAACTCCCCTCCGACGCACCCATCGACGAAGAGGAGCCCAAGGTCCCCCTTCTGCGCCGCCTTCTCGATCCCGAAGCGGAGGGTCTGTCGAAGCTTCTTCCGGTTTCCGGTGCGCGTGTCGAATTCCGCATGCCTTGA